In Marinicella rhabdoformis, one genomic interval encodes:
- a CDS encoding protein-L-isoaspartate(D-aspartate) O-methyltransferase produces the protein MSPVGIGMTSERTRLRMIERLRQQNINDERVLMAMSNVPRHLFVDEALSHRAYEDTALPISHGQTISQPWVVARMTEVILQDDVPEKILELGTGSGYQAAVLGQLIDQVFSIERIDKLTKPARRRFINMGYRNIRCKTGDGFEGWASEAPFDVIICTAAPEKIPYSLLDQLKEGGKMILPVGDKDKQELIALIKGEDGFSQEKLGEVFFVPLLEGVVR, from the coding sequence ATGAGTCCTGTTGGCATAGGCATGACATCAGAGCGCACGCGATTGCGCATGATTGAACGCCTGCGCCAACAAAACATCAATGACGAACGTGTTTTGATGGCCATGTCTAATGTGCCGAGACATTTATTTGTTGATGAGGCTTTATCACACCGTGCTTATGAAGACACGGCTCTGCCCATCAGTCACGGCCAAACCATCTCACAACCATGGGTTGTGGCACGCATGACGGAAGTCATTTTACAAGATGATGTGCCAGAAAAAATCCTTGAATTAGGCACAGGCTCTGGGTATCAAGCCGCTGTTTTGGGACAATTAATCGATCAGGTGTTCAGCATTGAACGGATTGACAAGTTAACCAAGCCTGCGCGCCGCCGATTCATCAATATGGGTTATAGGAACATCCGCTGTAAAACAGGTGATGGTTTTGAGGGCTGGGCAAGCGAAGCACCATTTGATGTCATCATATGTACTGCGGCACCAGAAAAAATTCCATACAGCTTGTTAGATCAGTTGAAAGAAGGCGGTAAAATGATTCTGCCAGTGGGAGACAAGGACAAGCAAGAATTGATTGCTTTAATCAAAGGTGAGGATGGATTCAGCCAAGAAAAGCTCGGCGAAGTGTTTTTTGTGCCGCTGTTAGAAGGGGTGGTGCGATGA
- the surE gene encoding 5'/3'-nucleotidase SurE, which translates to MKFLVSNDDGVHAKGIKKLSSMLKDLGDVVVFAPNRDRSGASNSLTLDRPIRVEKVEPEVYSVYGTPTDCVHLAVTGVMEDEPDMVVSGINNSANLGDDVLYSGTVAAAIEGRYLGLPAVAASIVVDSVKGKRQKRNYDTVTHFLKKIIQHVMTHPLPQDTILNVNVPNLEVDEIKGVKITRLGNRHKAENAIPITDPRGFKMYWIGPAGPEADAGEGTDFHAVKNGYVSISPIQTDMTKHDFINELGTWANHL; encoded by the coding sequence ATGAAATTTTTGGTCAGTAATGACGACGGTGTTCATGCCAAAGGCATAAAAAAACTCAGCAGTATGCTCAAAGACTTAGGTGATGTGGTGGTTTTTGCGCCCAATCGTGACCGTTCGGGCGCCAGTAACTCTTTGACTTTAGATCGGCCCATTCGTGTGGAAAAAGTGGAACCAGAGGTTTATAGTGTTTATGGTACGCCTACAGATTGTGTTCACTTAGCCGTTACGGGTGTGATGGAAGATGAACCAGACATGGTGGTATCAGGGATCAATAATTCAGCCAACCTCGGTGATGACGTATTGTATTCAGGTACGGTGGCTGCTGCGATAGAAGGTCGTTATTTGGGGTTGCCTGCTGTGGCTGCTTCAATAGTTGTAGATTCAGTCAAAGGCAAAAGGCAAAAAAGAAATTACGACACGGTGACCCATTTTCTGAAAAAAATCATCCAGCATGTGATGACCCATCCTTTACCCCAAGACACCATATTGAATGTCAATGTACCGAATTTAGAGGTGGATGAAATCAAAGGTGTCAAAATCACAAGGTTAGGCAATCGACACAAAGCTGAAAATGCCATCCCGATTACAGACCCTCGAGGGTTTAAAATGTATTGGATTGGCCCTGCAGGCCCGGAAGCTGATGCAGGAGAAGGCACAGATTTTCACGCCGTAAAAAATGGTTATGTTTCTATTTCTCCTATACAGACCGACATGACCAAGCATGATTTTATCAATGAATTAGGCACTTGGGCCAATCATTTATGA
- a CDS encoding GNAT family N-acetyltransferase — translation MSVEVIKVEYNNPRHAKHMMELLDCYATDPMGGGVALSDFTAQNLVPALSQRPEAFSLIAYVDGQPAGLMNCFEGFSTFACQPLVNVHDVVVAQEYRRMGVSRALFDRAEQEAVDRDCCKLTLEVLEGNAIAQTAYENYGFKHYQLDPQLGAAMFWEKKL, via the coding sequence ATGAGTGTTGAAGTCATCAAAGTTGAATACAATAACCCACGACATGCCAAACACATGATGGAGTTGTTAGATTGTTATGCCACTGATCCTATGGGCGGCGGCGTGGCTTTGAGTGACTTCACTGCGCAAAATTTGGTTCCGGCCTTGTCTCAAAGGCCGGAAGCATTCAGCTTGATCGCTTATGTTGACGGGCAGCCTGCCGGTCTGATGAATTGTTTTGAAGGCTTTTCGACCTTTGCCTGTCAGCCTTTGGTGAATGTACATGATGTGGTGGTGGCTCAAGAATACCGTCGCATGGGTGTCAGTCGAGCCTTGTTTGATCGAGCAGAACAGGAAGCTGTTGACCGCGACTGTTGCAAGTTAACCCTTGAAGTCCTTGAAGGAAATGCAATAGCACAAACTGCCTATGAAAATTATGGATTTAAACATTATCAATTAGACCCACAATTGGGTGCAGCAATGTTCTGGGAAAAGAAATTATGA
- a CDS encoding Bax inhibitor-1/YccA family protein, producing MKQMQSSNPAMKQFEQQSMSLGPVDELIVDDSQRMTVNGTINKTGILLMVVVAVGAFSWNTIMTNPSLGYGLAIFGAIGAFIASLVVSFKPTTAPIGAPIVAVLEGLFVGAISGVFEMRYPGLVVQAIGLTIAVMFSMLFAYRTGIIKVTGTFKKVMAFALMGVGLFYVVSFIASFFGAAPSYFEMGNNSMFNIGLNLVIVGLAALSLVLDFDFIERASEQNTPKYMEWYGAFGLMITLVWLYIELLRLLARFQED from the coding sequence ATGAAACAAATGCAATCTTCTAACCCGGCAATGAAACAATTTGAGCAGCAGAGCATGAGCTTAGGGCCTGTTGACGAACTCATTGTTGATGATTCGCAACGCATGACTGTCAATGGCACCATAAATAAAACAGGCATCTTGTTGATGGTTGTTGTGGCTGTTGGCGCTTTCAGTTGGAATACCATTATGACCAACCCTTCTTTGGGTTATGGTTTAGCGATATTTGGAGCGATTGGTGCCTTTATTGCCAGTTTAGTGGTCAGTTTTAAACCCACAACTGCACCGATTGGCGCACCGATTGTTGCTGTGCTTGAAGGTTTGTTTGTCGGTGCGATTTCAGGCGTTTTTGAAATGCGTTACCCCGGTTTGGTGGTTCAAGCCATTGGTTTGACCATTGCAGTGATGTTTTCTATGCTGTTTGCCTACCGTACGGGTATCATTAAAGTGACTGGCACTTTCAAGAAAGTCATGGCTTTTGCTTTGATGGGTGTCGGTTTGTTTTATGTTGTGAGCTTTATCGCCAGCTTTTTTGGCGCCGCGCCTTCTTATTTTGAAATGGGCAACAACAGCATGTTCAACATTGGCTTGAACTTGGTGATTGTTGGATTGGCGGCGTTGAGTCTGGTTTTGGATTTCGATTTTATCGAACGTGCGTCTGAACAAAACACGCCTAAGTATATGGAATGGTACGGTGCCTTTGGTTTGATGATTACTTTGGTTTGGTTATACATCGAGCTGTTGCGTTTGTTGGCTCGATTCCAAGAAGATTAA
- a CDS encoding bifunctional chorismate mutase/prephenate dehydrogenase encodes MDNKKLDELRRNLDEIDDNIISLIAQRQAHVEEIGLVKKDINKPTRDFKREKEVMDGVKAKAKKAGLDETVAQSIFELIIETSLSKQENLKVKQSTYGANKKALIIGGNGKMGQWFAQFLSTQNFDVHINDQAPLSSQKNFIADIETIELDHDYIIVAAPIQKSAEIIEQLATLKPSGIVLDVSSIKSPLRRPLRLLTDAGCRVVSIHPMFGPATQLLSNKHVIFINMGDEEAVTQVKQLFHPTMAERIDMKFEDHDRLIAYVLGLSHILNIAFMTVLTESGEAAQHLAQLSSTTFDAQLDIARNVSHENPHLYYEIQKLNHYTPSTLNALSDTVQRLTKLVHDGNDVAFTQIMNQAKQYFAD; translated from the coding sequence ATGGATAATAAAAAACTTGATGAATTACGCAGAAATTTGGACGAAATTGATGACAACATCATTTCTTTGATCGCTCAAAGGCAGGCCCATGTTGAAGAAATTGGTCTGGTTAAGAAAGACATTAATAAGCCCACGCGCGACTTTAAAAGAGAAAAAGAAGTCATGGATGGCGTCAAAGCCAAAGCCAAAAAAGCAGGATTAGATGAAACGGTAGCACAAAGTATTTTTGAACTCATCATTGAAACGTCATTGAGTAAACAGGAAAACCTAAAGGTTAAACAGTCGACCTATGGTGCAAACAAAAAAGCATTAATCATCGGTGGTAATGGAAAAATGGGTCAATGGTTTGCCCAATTCCTCAGTACCCAAAATTTTGATGTTCACATCAATGATCAGGCACCATTGTCCAGTCAGAAAAATTTCATTGCCGACATTGAAACCATTGAACTGGATCATGATTACATCATTGTTGCTGCGCCGATCCAAAAAAGTGCTGAAATTATCGAGCAGTTAGCCACTTTGAAACCCAGTGGCATTGTATTGGACGTCAGTTCTATCAAAAGTCCATTGCGCCGACCGTTGAGGCTTTTAACAGATGCTGGCTGCCGTGTGGTGTCGATTCACCCGATGTTTGGACCGGCCACTCAACTGCTGTCTAATAAACACGTCATATTCATTAACATGGGTGATGAAGAAGCGGTCACTCAAGTCAAACAGTTGTTCCATCCGACCATGGCAGAGCGAATAGACATGAAGTTTGAAGATCATGACCGCCTCATTGCTTATGTGCTTGGTTTGTCTCATATCCTGAACATCGCATTCATGACGGTTTTGACAGAATCTGGTGAAGCTGCCCAACATTTGGCACAACTGTCGAGTACCACATTTGATGCTCAGTTGGACATTGCCCGTAATGTCTCACATGAGAATCCACACCTTTATTATGAAATTCAAAAACTGAACCATTACACGCCAAGTACACTCAATGCCTTATCAGATACAGTCCAACGGTTAACAAAGTTGGTGCATGATGGCAATGATGTGGCTTTTACTCAGATTATGAATCAAGCCAAACAATATTTTGCAGATTAA
- a CDS encoding CsgG/HfaB family protein, whose translation MKKLLLLIVTLTSSFGVMAKDRPVVAVLDFTNSTQAHWWRADVGRELGGMLANELVSTGAFKVVERQKLDSVLGEQDLGASGRVSKSSAAKMGKVTGAQYLITGKVAAYEENTKGTGGGIGFKGFRVGGKSQKAYLAIDLRVVNATTGEVEYVRTIEGTAKGGGMNFGVSKGYFSGSLGGQKKTPAGKAIRAALIESTDYLACVMYDQDSCVKEYRDKERSRRNKTKSSLDLD comes from the coding sequence ATGAAAAAGTTATTGTTATTAATCGTTACGTTGACATCGTCTTTCGGTGTCATGGCCAAAGACAGACCCGTTGTGGCTGTTTTGGACTTTACCAATTCTACACAAGCCCATTGGTGGCGTGCTGACGTAGGCCGTGAACTAGGCGGCATGCTGGCCAACGAACTGGTCTCAACAGGTGCATTCAAAGTGGTAGAACGTCAAAAATTAGACAGCGTTCTGGGCGAACAGGATTTAGGCGCTTCAGGTCGGGTTTCAAAATCATCGGCAGCCAAAATGGGTAAAGTCACCGGTGCTCAATACCTGATTACGGGTAAAGTGGCCGCTTATGAAGAAAACACCAAAGGCACTGGTGGCGGCATAGGCTTCAAAGGCTTCAGAGTTGGTGGTAAAAGCCAGAAAGCATATTTAGCAATCGACTTGCGTGTGGTGAATGCCACAACGGGTGAAGTTGAATATGTCAGAACAATTGAAGGCACCGCAAAAGGTGGCGGTATGAATTTTGGTGTTTCTAAAGGTTATTTTAGCGGCTCTTTAGGCGGTCAGAAGAAAACACCAGCAGGAAAAGCAATTCGTGCGGCATTGATTGAATCTACCGATTACTTGGCTTGCGTGATGTACGACCAAGACTCTTGTGTAAAAGAATACCGCGACAAAGAGCGTTCACGTCGTAACAAAACCAAGTCGTCTTTAGACTTAGATTAA
- a CDS encoding OmpA family protein, translated as MKKALLMAGLVGLTGLSSAAEFDERWMISPMINFHAVDSAKGLESDFGWGIGLGKFVSENWSVEGEFDTARFTADTGNGAIDQYAAGIMARYHFGEKGSLRPFLGFGGGYIDHDGEKAWSGVKSDDIMLNLSAGVRKKINDRFGFTSEIKYRIDNDDIVGSQSSYDDYIFTMAMNVAIGAASKSAVAEDIVTPAPVDSDGDGVSDQDDRCPNTPAGAQVDMYGCELDSDNDGVVNSKDKCPDSKPGAVVDADGCEVEVVIELQGVHFDFDKSSLRAESFAILDAAVSTLSTHGKIAVEVAGHTDSKGSESYNQALSERRAQVVKDYLVNKGISADRLTSKGYGESSPMADNATEEGRAKNRRTELIIQD; from the coding sequence ATGAAAAAAGCGTTATTGATGGCCGGTTTAGTCGGCTTGACAGGCTTAAGCTCAGCCGCAGAATTTGATGAGCGTTGGATGATTTCTCCAATGATCAACTTCCATGCAGTTGACAGTGCCAAAGGTTTAGAATCTGACTTCGGCTGGGGTATTGGTTTGGGCAAATTTGTCAGTGAAAACTGGTCTGTTGAAGGAGAATTTGACACAGCTCGTTTCACTGCCGATACTGGCAACGGCGCCATTGACCAATACGCTGCAGGCATTATGGCCCGCTACCACTTCGGAGAAAAAGGCAGCTTACGCCCTTTCTTGGGGTTCGGTGGTGGTTACATTGACCATGACGGTGAAAAAGCATGGTCAGGCGTTAAATCAGATGACATTATGTTGAATTTGAGTGCTGGTGTCAGGAAAAAAATCAACGACCGCTTTGGCTTTACTTCAGAAATTAAATACCGCATAGACAATGATGACATTGTGGGTTCACAAAGCAGTTATGACGATTACATTTTCACAATGGCAATGAACGTGGCCATTGGTGCTGCATCTAAGTCAGCTGTTGCTGAAGACATTGTTACACCTGCACCTGTTGATTCAGATGGCGACGGTGTCAGCGATCAAGATGACCGTTGTCCAAACACACCAGCTGGTGCACAAGTTGACATGTATGGTTGTGAATTAGACAGCGACAATGATGGTGTTGTTAATTCGAAAGATAAATGCCCAGACAGCAAACCTGGTGCAGTAGTTGATGCTGACGGCTGTGAAGTTGAAGTTGTTATCGAATTACAAGGTGTACACTTTGACTTTGACAAATCTTCATTGAGGGCTGAGTCTTTTGCCATTTTAGATGCTGCTGTTTCTACATTGAGCACACATGGTAAGATTGCTGTAGAAGTCGCTGGTCACACTGATTCAAAAGGTTCAGAATCATATAACCAAGCTTTATCAGAAAGACGTGCTCAAGTGGTTAAAGACTACTTGGTCAACAAAGGCATTTCTGCAGATCGTTTGACTTCTAAAGGTTATGGCGAGTCTAGCCCAATGGCAGACAATGCAACTGAAGAAGGCCGAGCTAAAAACAGAAGAACTGAATTAATCATCCAAGATTAA
- a CDS encoding DNA internalization-related competence protein ComEC/Rec2, with product MAFVLGVFHIWCLPDLSWVWGVLTFYGLLVLANWIKQNTFLTPVLFLFLGLLLVGITAQWHISQQLKSPKYDQHIKVQILGLVKSQSDRHQIVAKDTSSSHKYLLNHYSDDTVPWQSGDVLSLVVNLKPPHGTANPVGFDRERWLFRKHIAATGTIKTWKVLTVDTWNPLHHVNRWRAEVAKLWQASIEDRKVSALLMALSVGDKSHFDQEDFKRFQNTGTAHLVAISGLHIGMMAAVGYGLGWLFFACWPQERITRPQIQAMSAWVLAATYAALAGLAVPTLRALLMLTVYLYFQFIKRKAYAWDVWSLSLFLVVLFDPLGVLDFGLFLSFGAVAVLILVFQGQGNRHDENKLKWHQWIKAQWVLLLGLMPMQLLMLGRVTWVAPLVNMMAIPLMTVAIVPLLFMVLMWQFLVGKPPEFLMDILVLLCELFYWILDLFESLPWVSMDVPSMSWWQWLFLMGFLLLMLLPRVIPQKFWAFFLLLPVVINTKESLPKGFFKAQFFDVGQGLSVAISTRNHDMLYDLGAAYDSGFNWAEAVVLPALKIEAIKHLDAVVVSHQDNDHAGGLPFLKELINIEKVYGSTEGQISCVKGVHWQWDEVTFEVLSPYNLIPYLKNNSSCVLRVSSVHGSLLLTGDIESAVEYRLLSQSDKLQSDVMLMPHHGSKTSSTAAFIEQVSPQWVVNSSGKYNPFNHPATEVMERYEMPVFDTQQLGQVTASNYPVWHFHGFREDFPKLWRNAPQE from the coding sequence TTGGCTTTTGTACTGGGTGTGTTTCACATCTGGTGTCTACCTGATTTGTCTTGGGTATGGGGGGTGTTAACGTTTTATGGGCTGTTGGTTTTGGCCAACTGGATAAAGCAAAATACGTTTTTAACGCCAGTTTTGTTTTTGTTTTTGGGCTTGTTGTTGGTTGGAATTACGGCTCAATGGCATATTTCACAGCAGTTGAAGTCACCCAAATATGATCAGCATATCAAAGTGCAAATTTTGGGCTTGGTGAAAAGTCAAAGTGACCGACACCAAATTGTCGCCAAAGACACCTCATCATCTCATAAATATTTGTTAAACCATTACTCGGATGACACGGTACCTTGGCAGTCGGGTGATGTTTTGTCCTTGGTTGTTAACCTGAAGCCTCCACATGGAACCGCCAACCCGGTTGGATTTGATCGTGAGCGTTGGTTGTTCAGAAAACACATTGCAGCAACTGGCACAATCAAAACTTGGAAAGTACTTACTGTTGATACATGGAACCCCTTACACCACGTCAATCGTTGGCGGGCAGAAGTGGCAAAGCTTTGGCAAGCATCAATAGAGGACAGAAAAGTCAGTGCATTGTTAATGGCTTTGTCAGTGGGTGACAAATCACATTTTGATCAAGAAGATTTCAAACGATTTCAAAATACTGGCACTGCCCATTTGGTGGCGATCTCGGGTCTACATATAGGCATGATGGCAGCGGTTGGCTATGGCTTGGGTTGGCTGTTTTTTGCATGCTGGCCACAGGAGCGAATCACCCGACCTCAAATTCAAGCGATGAGTGCATGGGTATTGGCTGCAACATATGCCGCTTTGGCTGGGCTGGCAGTTCCGACTTTGCGGGCTTTATTGATGCTGACTGTTTATTTGTATTTCCAATTCATCAAAAGAAAAGCCTATGCATGGGATGTGTGGTCTTTGAGTTTATTTCTGGTGGTTTTGTTTGATCCGTTGGGGGTGCTGGATTTCGGCTTGTTTTTGTCTTTTGGTGCTGTGGCCGTTTTGATTCTGGTGTTCCAGGGGCAAGGTAACCGCCATGACGAAAATAAATTGAAGTGGCATCAGTGGATAAAAGCACAATGGGTGTTGTTGCTAGGTTTGATGCCTATGCAGCTATTGATGCTCGGTCGTGTGACTTGGGTAGCACCTTTAGTCAATATGATGGCCATACCATTAATGACGGTTGCCATTGTGCCTTTGTTGTTCATGGTTTTGATGTGGCAGTTTTTAGTCGGCAAACCGCCCGAATTTTTAATGGATATTTTGGTGCTGTTGTGTGAGCTGTTCTATTGGATACTCGACCTTTTTGAGTCGTTGCCTTGGGTTTCAATGGATGTGCCTTCAATGTCTTGGTGGCAGTGGCTGTTTTTGATGGGCTTTTTGCTGTTGATGCTGTTGCCTCGTGTCATCCCACAAAAATTTTGGGCATTCTTTTTGCTGTTGCCAGTTGTTATAAACACCAAAGAGTCCTTGCCTAAAGGGTTTTTCAAAGCACAGTTTTTTGATGTTGGTCAAGGGTTATCTGTGGCCATTAGCACCCGAAATCATGACATGTTGTATGATTTAGGTGCCGCTTATGACAGTGGCTTCAATTGGGCAGAAGCGGTGGTCCTGCCAGCATTAAAAATTGAAGCCATCAAGCATTTAGATGCGGTGGTGGTTTCTCACCAAGACAATGACCATGCAGGAGGTTTACCCTTCCTTAAAGAGTTAATCAACATAGAAAAAGTCTATGGCTCAACTGAGGGTCAAATCTCCTGTGTTAAAGGCGTGCATTGGCAATGGGATGAGGTCACTTTCGAAGTGCTCAGTCCTTATAATTTGATACCCTACCTGAAAAACAACAGTTCCTGTGTTTTGCGGGTCAGTTCTGTCCACGGCAGCCTGTTATTAACCGGTGACATAGAATCTGCCGTTGAATACCGCTTGTTGTCTCAGTCAGATAAATTACAAAGTGATGTGATGTTGATGCCCCACCATGGCAGTAAAACATCTTCTACGGCCGCGTTTATTGAACAAGTGTCGCCACAATGGGTGGTCAATTCGTCGGGAAAATACAATCCATTTAATCACCCAGCCACTGAAGTGATGGAGCGTTATGAAATGCCTGTCTTTGACACCCAACAATTAGGACAAGTCACCGCTTCAAATTACCCTGTTTGGCATTTTCATGGTTTCAGGGAAGATTTTCCGAAACTGTGGCGAAATGCCCCACAAGAATGA
- the lolD gene encoding lipoprotein-releasing ABC transporter ATP-binding protein LolD, producing the protein MSDVILSCQQLAKTYQDGEKNVQVFKDLNFAIKSGESVAIMGASGSGKSTLMHLLGGLDHATAGQILLKGKDLSKLSANKRGMMRNQHLGFVYQFHHLLPEFTALENVMMPLLIAKKGKKEAAKIAADTLKQVGLSERLTHRPAQLSGGERQRAAIARALVMQPDCILADEPTGNLDEKTAQSVMDMFLELNQANNTALILVTHDMAVAQQMQKIYELRLGDLHPYSGN; encoded by the coding sequence ATGAGTGATGTGATTTTAAGTTGTCAACAATTGGCAAAGACCTATCAAGACGGTGAAAAAAATGTTCAGGTTTTCAAGGACTTAAATTTTGCCATTAAATCCGGCGAATCTGTGGCCATCATGGGGGCTTCAGGTTCTGGAAAAAGCACATTGATGCATTTGTTGGGTGGTTTGGATCACGCCACAGCTGGTCAGATTCTGCTAAAAGGTAAGGATTTATCAAAGCTGAGCGCCAACAAACGAGGCATGATGCGCAATCAGCATTTGGGATTTGTTTATCAGTTTCATCATTTATTGCCTGAGTTTACCGCTTTGGAAAATGTCATGATGCCGCTGTTGATCGCTAAGAAAGGTAAAAAAGAAGCGGCTAAAATCGCCGCAGATACTTTGAAGCAGGTGGGACTGTCTGAGCGTTTGACGCATCGGCCTGCACAATTATCAGGCGGTGAACGTCAAAGGGCTGCCATTGCGCGTGCTTTGGTGATGCAGCCTGATTGTATTTTAGCCGATGAGCCGACGGGTAATTTGGATGAAAAAACGGCACAGTCTGTTATGGATATGTTTTTAGAGTTAAATCAAGCAAATAACACGGCTTTGATTTTGGTCACTCATGACATGGCAGTGGCGCAGCAGATGCAAAAAATTTATGAATTAAGACTTGGAGATTTACACCCATACAGTGGCAATTAA
- a CDS encoding lipoprotein-releasing ABC transporter permease subunit, which translates to MNLPFFIGLRYTKAKRKNHFISFISLISMGGIALGVMTVIVVVSVMNGFNKEFKERMLSTVSHATISTYTGDRLNDWQATAETAKLNEHVLGAAPYIHSEGMLQGSRTEGALIRGIEPELETSVTEFQDAMRYGVLDDLQAGEFNVVLGVDLAAHLGVGPGDKVTLYVPEFRTTAVGVTPRLKRFTVTGIFEVGMYEYDFKLALIHMSDMQKLLRMPSGSAEGVRLKVDDLMRANAIAREIGLNLDGFLKIRDWTQEHVNFFKATRTERMAMFIILSMIVAVAAFNILSTLVMLVTEKQSDVAILRTLGLSGGRIMMVFMISGTLIGLVGTLLGLVAGVIVSLNISSIIEAIEGWFNTEFLSKDIYYITELSADLQQNDVVMIAGIAFVMSVLSTLYPAWRAAKIHPAEALRHE; encoded by the coding sequence ATGAACTTACCTTTTTTTATTGGCCTTAGGTACACCAAAGCCAAACGCAAGAACCATTTTATTTCCTTCATCTCTTTGATCTCAATGGGCGGCATTGCTTTGGGTGTGATGACCGTGATTGTGGTGGTTTCTGTGATGAATGGATTCAATAAAGAATTCAAAGAGCGCATGTTGAGCACCGTTTCTCATGCCACCATTTCAACCTATACTGGCGATCGATTAAATGATTGGCAAGCCACTGCGGAAACGGCCAAACTGAATGAGCATGTCTTGGGTGCCGCGCCATACATTCACAGTGAAGGCATGTTACAAGGTTCGCGCACCGAAGGCGCTTTGATCAGAGGGATTGAACCTGAATTAGAAACATCAGTAACAGAATTCCAAGATGCCATGCGTTATGGGGTGTTGGATGATTTACAAGCTGGTGAATTCAATGTCGTTTTGGGTGTTGATTTGGCGGCACATTTGGGGGTGGGACCAGGTGATAAGGTCACTTTGTACGTGCCTGAATTTCGCACCACGGCTGTCGGGGTAACGCCACGCTTGAAACGTTTTACTGTGACCGGTATTTTTGAGGTCGGTATGTATGAATACGATTTCAAACTGGCCTTGATTCACATGAGTGACATGCAAAAGTTATTGCGCATGCCCTCAGGTTCTGCCGAAGGGGTGCGATTGAAAGTGGATGACTTAATGCGTGCCAATGCCATAGCGCGAGAGATAGGCCTGAATTTAGATGGTTTTTTGAAAATCAGAGACTGGACCCAAGAACACGTTAATTTCTTTAAAGCCACGCGCACTGAGCGGATGGCGATGTTTATTATTTTGTCGATGATTGTGGCTGTGGCGGCTTTTAACATTTTATCGACTTTGGTGATGTTGGTGACTGAGAAACAATCAGATGTGGCGATTTTAAGGACTTTAGGATTGTCAGGAGGCCGCATCATGATGGTTTTTATGATTTCTGGTACTTTGATTGGGTTGGTCGGCACCCTGTTAGGTTTGGTAGCGGGTGTCATCGTTTCCTTGAATATCAGTAGTATTATTGAGGCAATTGAAGGTTGGTTTAATACCGAATTTTTATCCAAAGATATTTATTACATCACTGAGTTATCAGCTGATTTACAACAGAATGATGTTGTTATGATTGCTGGAATTGCTTTTGTTATGTCGGTTTTGTCTACTTTATATCCTGCTTGGCGTGCAGCTAAGATTCATCCTGCGGAGGCTTTGCGTCATGAGTGA
- a CDS encoding DUF2061 domain-containing protein → MIKTITFAIMHFSIAFLVVYALTGSFLIGGTVALIEPAVNTVGFYFHEKVWQRFERNSLKLAD, encoded by the coding sequence ATGATTAAAACAATCACTTTCGCCATCATGCATTTTTCCATTGCATTCTTGGTGGTTTACGCCTTAACTGGCAGCTTTTTAATTGGTGGAACAGTGGCTTTGATTGAGCCAGCTGTGAATACTGTTGGCTTTTACTTTCACGAAAAAGTGTGGCAACGGTTTGAAAGGAATTCGTTAAAGCTTGCGGATTAA